The Filimonas lacunae genomic sequence ATAAGGACCCAGTACAATTCCGGCAAGGATATAGGCCACCAGGTAAGGCTGGTGTAACTTTTTAAGTAAAAAAATAAGTAATAAAATAGCCAGGCATAAAATGCTTACGGAGAATAGTATATTGTTCATAACGCAACACACTTATTTCGTCTTTCAAAAAATGAGTGAAACTGTTTTGCAGGAGGGCACATCAGAGAAAATGCCAAATGCAAAAAGGGCGAAAAAATGACGTAGCTGGTTGTCATTTTTTCACCAGCACTTTTACAGGACGGAAAAATCGTCATGGAAATCTTTTGTGTTACCACCATCTACACATTACCAATGCGGGCATTTATAATAACAACGTATCTGGTGGACTGGAGCAAGTGCAAAAGATATATGCCGACTTGCTAAAGCAAAAATAAGAAATCATTGATTCTGCTAATTCGCTGCCGACAAGCTGAAAAAGGAAACTGATGCCTATCGTGCGCTGTCATCTTCCCTGACGATTTTTACTATAAGCTGTGACAAATGTCACGCTTTGATTGTGTCATATTGCTTCGTTTCAATGTTGCTTTGTGGTTGAGCTTTGCATCATGCATTTATGGAAAATGCAACAGTAAAATAAAACAGATGACATTGCAAACAAGCAACGAAGAGCCTATCTATTACAGGGATGCCAGCGCTTTAGCCGCATTAATCCGCACTAAAGAAATATCTCCTGTAGAAGTGATGAAAGCGCATCTTAACCGCATGGAGGAGGTGAATCCCGCCATTAATGCTATTGTTACTATTAACAACAGTGCACTGGCAGCAGCGAAAGAAGCGGAGCACGCTGTAATGCGAGGGGACACATTAGGCGTACTGCACGGCGTGCCGTTTACCGTAAAGGATTCTATCGACACTGCCCATGTTTTAACCCAGCGCGGTTCGCCTATTTTTAAAGGGCGCATTCCCGACCATGATGCTACCGGCGTGGCGCGTATGAAGGCAGCTGGTGGTATTCTGCTTGCTAAAACCAATCTTCCCGAATTTTCCTATTGGATTGAAAGCGATAATCTGCTTACAGGAAAAACCAGCAATCCATGGGATGTAACCCGCACTTCGGGTGGATCAAGCGGTGGCGAATCTGCTGCTATTGCGGCGGGTATGTCGCCTATTGGGTTAGGAACAGATTTAGCCATTTCTGTACGTGGTCCTGCTGCGCAAACAGGTATTGTATCGTTAAAAGCAACACACGGACGTATTCCAATGACCGGTATCTGGCCGAGAGCTCCCCGCCGTTTCTGGCACATAGGGCCAATGGCGCGCAGCATTCGTGATCTTGCTCTTGCCTTTTCGCAATTAGCCGGTTTGGATGGGTTCGACAGCTTTTCAACGAGTGCGGCAGCCCGGCAAAATAGTATAGGAGCATTGCCTGAGCGTTCGTTGCGCATTGGCTGGATGACAGGCCCGGGTTTTGGCCCGGTGGCTGGGGAAGTAGTGGCCACTGTTAAGGCTGCGGCAGACGCGCTTAAGGGTATCGGACTTTTAGTTGAGCAGGTAAGTATTCCTGCGCTGGAACGTGATTTTGCGCTGGACGTTTTTAACCGGCTGCACGTGATGGAAATGAAACCAGCGTTTCGTGCAGCTACGGAAGGACGCTCTGTGGATGAGATGTATACAATGGCCAAAACGATGCTTTCTTTGCCCGACACGTCTGTGAAGGATTATATAGAAGCAGAGCAAGCCGCAGAACGTATCAGGGACGGTTATGCAGCGTATTTTGAAAAATATGATGCTTTAATAACACATGTACTGCCTGTTCCGGCGCAAAAACATGGTGTGGAGGAGTTTGTTATTAACGGGCAAAAAGTAGATGCGACCTATTTGCAGGGAGCCACCGTTCCACTGAACGTAACTGGTTTACCAGGTATTTCTATGCGGTTTGGTACCAGCAGAGAAGGGTTGCCGATAAATGTACAGATTGTGGGCAACTGGTTTGCCGAATCTACTATTCTGCATATTGCCACGTTGCTGGAAAGTGTTAGTACGGTGAGTGGCCTGCATCCGGCTTTGTAATGAATAGCAGCAGTAAGTATGCATAGTGCACGGTGACTGTACTTACTTGCTGCCTTATTAGCAAAGTGGGCAATTGTGAAGGATACAGTGCCAGTTACTCAGAAGAGTGATTTCGCCGTTTGGTAAAATCTTTTCTAACGCGGCTAAGGGTTTCCCGCGAAATGCCCAGGTAAGATGCTACCATATGTAAAGGCACTTTATTAAAGGTTTGGGGATAGGTTTGTTGAAATTCCAGGTAACGTTCTTCGGCCGAACTGCTGATGAGTGAGTAAATGCGTTGCAGGCTTTTTTCATACGCTCGCGCAGTAAGTTTGTCGTAGAATAGTTTAAGAGGTGGTATTGTTTCAAGTAAATTTTCCCAGTCGCTTTTTGTCCAGATAAGAACCGTGCTTGATGCCAGCGCTTCAATATTATACTGCGAAGGCGTCTTATTGTTATAACTTTCCTGGTCTGATATCCACCAACTATCAATACCAAAACGAACCGTGTGGTCAACCCCGTTTTTATCAAAACGATACAGCCGGAAACATCCGCTTGATATAAAGCACATCGATTTCCATACTTCTCCGTCGTGCAGCAGGGATTGCCATTTTCGAATGTTTTTTGTTGTACTGGCATTCAAAATAGCATCCATGTCTTCATTGGATATTTCAACAGATGCGCGTAAATATTTTTCGAAAATTTCAGACATACAAAACTTAAATATACAATTCCACATCGATCTGGGCAAACTAACGGCTACTGCCAAAGTAAAGGTGTACGGCAAATACATAGCAGGGGTATGGCCATATCCTTATCGCGTGAATGTAAAAGACGCCGTGAAGCCTGGTAAACTATAAAGCTGTTTATTCCGGTAAAATTACCTTAAACAAGGCACCTTCACCAGGTACGCCTTCTGCTTCAATGCTTCCGTCATGTCGTGCTGCTATACGTGCGCAAAGGGCTAGCCCAAGTCCTGTACCTTCGTATTCTTCTCTGGATTGAAGCCGTGTATGCAATCCGAATATTTTTTGTGCATCGGCAATGCTAAAACCAATGCCATTGTCTTTTATGCAGATGGTCCAATACGCTTTATCCGGTTGCAGGTTTCGCTCACTTATTTCCTGCTTACTAAGCTGGCTGCAGGTAATGGCAATGTGCGGCGGCACACCGGGGCGTGAAAACTTTATGGCGTTTCCGATAATGTTGTAAAAAAGCTGATAGATTAATACGGGTGCTCCATGAATAACAGGTAAGGTATCTTTTGCCTGAAGGCTGGCCTGTTTGGCTATCAGGGCTACTTCCAGGTCTTCTTTTATTTCAGACAGGGTACTATTCAGGTCTACCGCTTCGCGTTCATGTGCTTCTGCTGACAGGGAAGAATAGCTTAAAACCCCATCAATAAAGCTGTTCATTCGCTTTAATGCACGGTCTATCTTTTGCAGATGGCTATCTATACGGCTGGTATCAGATTTACGGATGTCTGCTTGCAGCATATCTGCATAAATGCCCACTTTGCGAATAGGTTCCTTCAGGTCGTGGCTTATAGTGTGGGCAAACTGTATCAGTTCCTGGTTAGAACGTTGAAGTGCATCGTTTGCATTATTCAATTCTCTCGTTCTTTGCTGAACGCGGGTTTCCAAAGCTTCAAACGATCGTTTCTGTACGTCAATGTTATTAGCGGTTCCTACAAAGCCATCAAAAAAGCCGTTAATAAAACGCGGCGCAGCCGTAAACAGGAACCATTCATAACTGCTGGTTTGGGGGTTCAGTAGCCTGCATTCTATATGGTAGCCTTCCTGGTTTTCGTAGGCTTTTTGTACTACTTGTGCCAGCAGATACTGATCGTCCGGATGAACGCTGTTTTGCCAGATGCGCCGGTCAATTTCTGAAAAATGATTAAAACCGAACCAGTCCAGCATGGCCGTATTAGAGTAGTCTACACGTGCCGACTTATCAGTCAGCCATATCCATAATGGTGCATTATCTGCCAGCGCTCTGAATCTCTCTTCTCCACGCTTTTGATCATCAATATCAGTAAGCGTTCCCATCCACTGCTCTATTTCTCCTTTTTCATTGCAGATAGGGGTTCCGCGCGATATAAACCAACGGTAACTGCCGTCTTTGGCGCGAAGGGGATGGATAATTTCAAAGGGCTGATTCGTTTTCCATGCTTGTTCTGAAAAGCGCGTGGCATATTCCAGGTAATCAGGATGGTGTACTTTTTGCCAGCCCCAGCCTTCCATGTCTTGAGTAGAAAGCCCGGTATATTCTGTCCACTTTTGGTTATACCAGTATACCCAGCCATTGGCATCGGCCATCCACGCAAGGTTTTGTATGCTGTTAGCCAGTGTACTAAATTTTAATTCACTTTCTCTGGCACTGGCTTCGGCGCCTTTCTGATCGGTGATATCTTTGGTAATGGCAATTTGCATAGATATGCCATCGGGCAGCACTAGCGGCGAGGCGTATGTTTGCAGATGCCTGAGAGTGCCTTTAGCACCGGTAACTTTATAGTTCCAGGTTCTTGTTTCTCCGGCACAAACTGCGGTATGGTGTTGCTGCCAGCTTTCTACATCATCGGTAGCTATAAAGTCATACACCAATGATCCAATAACCAATTCTTTGCTTTCTACTTCCAGGTAGTGTAATCCGGCAGGATTAATATATTGAACATGACCCGACCCGGAAACAATTTTTATACACTCAGGAGTTAAATCCAAAATTGAAAAAACAGACAGCTTACTGATAGCATCGAGGTAATTTGTTTCCACTTTGTCGTTTTTTAATAGCTTAATGATTCTAAAAAGAGTAAAAGCATAGAACAGCCGGACGTTTTATAGCTGCAATTGTATGAAAAAACGGCATTGAAAATTGTTCATGATTGATTGGGGTGTTAAAGCTGATAAAGATGTGAAACAGTGATAACAATCGGAGTGCCAACATTTCACTAAGCAGCAGCCTGATAACTTATCAAAATAGGGCAAAGCAAAGTTGCAAGGGGTGTAGCAAATCATAAGTATGCAGGAAGCCGTTTCAGGCAAAGTTATATTATCTGTAACAAAAGGAGCTGGGAGGGAACACCCAGCAGGCATGGTATAGGGGTAATTATTCCCCATAAAATAGAAATTGGCCTGTGAAGAGACTTTAAAGCTGAAATATTTAATCTACCCGCTTATTTTCCCAAGTTCCGTAGGAGTAATAGCAAACTGTTTTTTAAAAGCAAATGAAAAATGTTGCAGCGTTTCAAAGCCCAGATCAAGATAAATGTCGCTGGGCTTTTGCTTCTTTTTAGTAATGAGAAAATAGGCCTCGTGCAGCCTTTTTTGTACCAGCCAGCGGCTGGGCGTGTCGCCGAAAGTTGCTTTAAAATCCCGTTTAAAGGCGGATAAACTTCGGCCGGTTAAATATGCAAATCGTTCCATACTTACATTAAATGTGAAATTACGGTTCATGAATTCTTCCATATTTATCTTCTGCGGAACGCCGTAATTAAACAATAGCCCCGCCAGTTGGGGCTGAGTCTGCAGAAGTATCAACAGCAATTCTTCCCGCTTAATATCAGTAAAAGGCTCGGCGATTATGAGGCGATGATAATGTGGCAGCAGCGATTGAATATAAACTGGCAGCAATTTATGGGTATGAATGTGAATAATGGTTTCTTTGGAATGGAATGCCACGATCTTTGGCTGGTATCTTTCCTGGAAACGTTTGAGAAAAGCTTCATCGAAAAACACAAACACTTTTTCGAGTTCATCATTCACTTTCTCCTTGTTATAACGGGCCAGGCGGTTCTTTCGGGCAATGCAACAATCGCCGCCTTTCAGTATATGGTGTTTGCTGCCGTCGTAGGCGTTCATAACGCCTTTGATAATGTACACGAAAGTGTGTTCGGAAATAAAATGTTCGGGCGAAATTTCTTTGCCCACAAAGTGCATATGAGAGGAGTTGCTTTTTTCAGACATAGTTTTATGGCTCTTTTACAGTAACAATCAATTCCTGTATAAAAATACCCCGGCCCACTTTCCGGTTTGCTGGTAAGCGAAAACTACCGGCGGTTCCAGCTTTAACAATGTTCATGTGTAGAAGTAAGGTATTGAGGTCTGTCTCGTCGTCCTTTGACCATTTTCCTGATCCGAAAGGGATGGTTATATGTCCGGGTTCCATGCGTTTATTATGAAGCGCATGGATAAACGCAGCCAGCCTCGTTCCTTCATTGGCGCTGAAATCACTGTCAACAACTAAGGTAATTGCTTTGCCGGTTTTATTATTCAGATATATTCGTTTTGGCATGTTACAGGAGGTAAGGATCAATAGAATTATGATACAGGAAATAATGAAAAAGGATTTGAACTTAGCCATAAAATAGGATGTTGAACCTTCAAGGGATAGTTGGTTAATGCTGTTTATTCAGTCGCTTTTCAAGGTTTCTGTTAATCATTTTTGTAAAGAAGCCCGGTGCTATGCGGCTCATCCATTTCATCACATTGGCTAAGCCCGGCCTTATTTCATACTGATCTTTTAATATCCCTTTGATAGAAGCAGCTACCAGGTCGCTCACTTTCATCG encodes the following:
- a CDS encoding amidase; translated protein: MTLQTSNEEPIYYRDASALAALIRTKEISPVEVMKAHLNRMEEVNPAINAIVTINNSALAAAKEAEHAVMRGDTLGVLHGVPFTVKDSIDTAHVLTQRGSPIFKGRIPDHDATGVARMKAAGGILLAKTNLPEFSYWIESDNLLTGKTSNPWDVTRTSGGSSGGESAAIAAGMSPIGLGTDLAISVRGPAAQTGIVSLKATHGRIPMTGIWPRAPRRFWHIGPMARSIRDLALAFSQLAGLDGFDSFSTSAAARQNSIGALPERSLRIGWMTGPGFGPVAGEVVATVKAAADALKGIGLLVEQVSIPALERDFALDVFNRLHVMEMKPAFRAATEGRSVDEMYTMAKTMLSLPDTSVKDYIEAEQAAERIRDGYAAYFEKYDALITHVLPVPAQKHGVEEFVINGQKVDATYLQGATVPLNVTGLPGISMRFGTSREGLPINVQIVGNWFAESTILHIATLLESVSTVSGLHPAL
- a CDS encoding Crp/Fnr family transcriptional regulator → MDAILNASTTKNIRKWQSLLHDGEVWKSMCFISSGCFRLYRFDKNGVDHTVRFGIDSWWISDQESYNNKTPSQYNIEALASSTVLIWTKSDWENLLETIPPLKLFYDKLTARAYEKSLQRIYSLISSSAEERYLEFQQTYPQTFNKVPLHMVASYLGISRETLSRVRKDFTKRRNHSSE
- a CDS encoding PAS domain-containing sensor histidine kinase, with the translated sequence METNYLDAISKLSVFSILDLTPECIKIVSGSGHVQYINPAGLHYLEVESKELVIGSLVYDFIATDDVESWQQHHTAVCAGETRTWNYKVTGAKGTLRHLQTYASPLVLPDGISMQIAITKDITDQKGAEASARESELKFSTLANSIQNLAWMADANGWVYWYNQKWTEYTGLSTQDMEGWGWQKVHHPDYLEYATRFSEQAWKTNQPFEIIHPLRAKDGSYRWFISRGTPICNEKGEIEQWMGTLTDIDDQKRGEERFRALADNAPLWIWLTDKSARVDYSNTAMLDWFGFNHFSEIDRRIWQNSVHPDDQYLLAQVVQKAYENQEGYHIECRLLNPQTSSYEWFLFTAAPRFINGFFDGFVGTANNIDVQKRSFEALETRVQQRTRELNNANDALQRSNQELIQFAHTISHDLKEPIRKVGIYADMLQADIRKSDTSRIDSHLQKIDRALKRMNSFIDGVLSYSSLSAEAHEREAVDLNSTLSEIKEDLEVALIAKQASLQAKDTLPVIHGAPVLIYQLFYNIIGNAIKFSRPGVPPHIAITCSQLSKQEISERNLQPDKAYWTICIKDNGIGFSIADAQKIFGLHTRLQSREEYEGTGLGLALCARIAARHDGSIEAEGVPGEGALFKVILPE
- a CDS encoding helix-turn-helix domain-containing protein; the protein is MSEKSNSSHMHFVGKEISPEHFISEHTFVYIIKGVMNAYDGSKHHILKGGDCCIARKNRLARYNKEKVNDELEKVFVFFDEAFLKRFQERYQPKIVAFHSKETIIHIHTHKLLPVYIQSLLPHYHRLIIAEPFTDIKREELLLILLQTQPQLAGLLFNYGVPQKINMEEFMNRNFTFNVSMERFAYLTGRSLSAFKRDFKATFGDTPSRWLVQKRLHEAYFLITKKKQKPSDIYLDLGFETLQHFSFAFKKQFAITPTELGKISG